TCCGTCCAGACATTGCGGAAACTCCAGAGTCTAGGTTAGCGCAACGGCAACCCATGAAGCGCAGCAGGGCTGAGAGGTGAGCACGAACTTTCATTAGGGCACCCATTGGGGCTTTAGACCTGCCGCAATTCTCTGAGGGACTGACGTTGACTCAGCTTCTTTTGATAGGGGTAATAACCAGAGCTGACTCTCTGTGATCGTTTGACCGAAAATGTTCTGTACGACGCTGGGATGGGGCTGATCCGTGACGGTTATTTCTTCATAGAGCAGCCCTGAACGATCGGGAGCCAAACTAAAATGCCCCGTGGCTTGTCCAGGAAATGTTTTCAGGATTCGTGGTTGACCACCTTCGAGTTCAATGGCGCTCAGATGCAGGTCAGACCGAAACCCCTGTTCAGGGTTGAATTGAGAATAGAGACAGTAAACAGTCTTGGTCTGCGAATCGAGCTGAGCATCAAAGAAGACGCCTGTGGTCGTTAGCAGTTGTTGCGCCGAGCCATTGTTGGGGACTAAGAATAGAGAACGTGTCGAATCTGAATTGTATTTGACCATCAGTGCTGACGATCCGTCCCTTGTAAAGCTAATGGCATGATGGAAATTCGGTAAAAACCGCGTAGGTTGTTGAGAAGACTGGGGCGAAAGGGCTAAAACCGCGAGTCCTTGATTTTGACTGACGGCTACAGTTTGACCATCAGGTGTAATCAACACGTCACTATCTACATTCTTATTCGTGACGAATTGAGGTGTTCCGTCGGCATCTAATGTCCAGAGACTGACTTGGCCGTCTTTGCTGCGATCGAAACGCTGAACAATGGTCGTCTTGCCGTCTAAAGTCACGTCAAATTTGAGGATCTGATATTGGGTATTATCGAGCAACAGTTTGATCTGTCCTGGTGCTTCGAGCAACACCGTATAGAGCTGAGCTTCAAAAATTGTTTGCTCCGGTTGGGTTCGATCGAGTGCTCTAAATAAGATGCGATCGCGACCTGGATCGACCCTAAAATCAAGCACGGTAAAATTGGGCGGCGTTAGCATCACCTGCGTGTTGCGGGTCAAATTTTTGAATATTAACCGCCCGTTCTCTTTTTCTGAAATGCCCAGGTAGACAAACGCCTTATCTCGACTGCGGAACGATCTCTCAAAGGTCTGCATCGTTTCGCCCTTGGTCCCTGTAGCCTGGGCCAGCATGAGTTGAAATTTCTGACCGTAGGGAATGGGCTGCGTCAGCGTATAGGCCAGTCGTCGGCCTGACCAGCTCATTTTGCCGGGGAGTGGTGGGCTAATGGTCAGATTCTCAGTAACGCTTTGCCAATTCATCGCGCGGTTGAAGGTCAAGGTAAAGGCCAGATCGTTGACCCCTACTCGCTGATTCTGCCAGCTAAAGTCTCGCACTTTAGGATAGGTGCGATCTCCACTTGCCAACACTAGGCCAATCAGGAGCGTGAGACAAAGGATCAACAACAATGCGACCCGATCTAGAGGCTGGAGTTTGTTCTTCATTGCTCACATATAGACGCCTGAAAATACTCTCCAGCAGGGGATACAACAACTCTGTAGCAGCTACTGTTTCTCCATAGACTGCTGTGACATTTTCAGTAACATCTTGCGCGGGAGGAAAGGAACAAACCAGTTGATCAGGAAGCTCAGTCTTGCCTCATTGATTTTGACCAAATCGCCTTTGAACATGGCTTCATAGCCACACTTAGCAACGGATTCAGGAGATGCTGCATTGTTCCAGGTTGACGTCCCTTCAAGGTCACCAGCTTCAACAAATTCAGTAGCAACTGGCCCTGGACAAAGGGCCG
The sequence above is drawn from the Acaryochloris thomasi RCC1774 genome and encodes:
- a CDS encoding TolB family protein; the protein is MKNKLQPLDRVALLLILCLTLLIGLVLASGDRTYPKVRDFSWQNQRVGVNDLAFTLTFNRAMNWQSVTENLTISPPLPGKMSWSGRRLAYTLTQPIPYGQKFQLMLAQATGTKGETMQTFERSFRSRDKAFVYLGISEKENGRLIFKNLTRNTQVMLTPPNFTVLDFRVDPGRDRILFRALDRTQPEQTIFEAQLYTVLLEAPGQIKLLLDNTQYQILKFDVTLDGKTTIVQRFDRSKDGQVSLWTLDADGTPQFVTNKNVDSDVLITPDGQTVAVSQNQGLAVLALSPQSSQQPTRFLPNFHHAISFTRDGSSALMVKYNSDSTRSLFLVPNNGSAQQLLTTTGVFFDAQLDSQTKTVYCLYSQFNPEQGFRSDLHLSAIELEGGQPRILKTFPGQATGHFSLAPDRSGLLYEEITVTDQPHPSVVQNIFGQTITESQLWLLPLSKEAESTSVPQRIAAGLKPQWVP